A portion of the Aquicoccus sp. G2-2 genome contains these proteins:
- the speB gene encoding agmatinase — MTNHGYESGRLDLPFVGISTFGKRHYVEDWSAIDADVAILGAPFDFGTQWRPGTRFGPRAVREASTLFSFGHAGAYDHEDDATYLPGSVRIVDMGDADIIHTDTTGSHANIETGVRAALAAGALPVVIGGDHSINIPCINAFDAQGDIHVLQIDAHLDFVDERHGVRFGHGNPMRRAAEKDYVTGLTQVGIRNVSSTAKEGYADARAMGSDILSVRQARALGPETLRKRIPEGARVYITLDIDAFCPSIAPGTGTPSHGGFLYYEVLELLQQVALNHEIVGMDLVEVAPDYDPTGSTAILAAQVLLNTLGFIFHARGFH; from the coding sequence ATGACCAACCACGGCTACGAATCCGGGCGGCTTGACCTGCCCTTCGTCGGCATTTCCACCTTCGGTAAACGGCACTACGTCGAAGACTGGTCCGCAATCGACGCAGACGTAGCTATTCTTGGCGCACCGTTCGATTTCGGCACCCAATGGCGCCCCGGCACTCGCTTTGGCCCACGCGCCGTGCGCGAGGCGTCAACGCTGTTTTCCTTCGGCCATGCCGGGGCCTATGACCACGAGGACGATGCCACCTACCTGCCCGGCTCGGTGCGGATCGTCGATATGGGCGATGCCGACATCATTCATACCGACACGACAGGATCACACGCCAACATCGAAACCGGCGTTCGCGCTGCCCTTGCGGCGGGTGCGCTGCCGGTGGTGATCGGCGGCGATCACTCGATCAACATCCCCTGCATCAACGCGTTCGACGCTCAGGGCGATATCCACGTCTTGCAAATCGACGCCCATCTCGATTTTGTCGATGAACGCCATGGCGTGCGTTTTGGCCATGGCAATCCAATGCGCCGCGCCGCTGAGAAAGATTACGTGACCGGCCTCACCCAGGTCGGCATTCGCAACGTCTCTTCCACCGCAAAGGAAGGGTACGCCGACGCCCGCGCCATGGGCTCGGATATACTCTCGGTCCGGCAGGCCCGCGCGCTTGGCCCGGAAACGCTGCGCAAACGCATCCCCGAAGGGGCGCGCGTCTATATCACCCTTGATATTGATGCCTTCTGCCCCTCCATCGCACCCGGCACCGGCACGCCCAGCCATGGCGGCTTTCTCTATTACGAGGTGCTCGAACTCTTACAACAAGTGGCGCTAAATCACGAAATCGTCGGCATGGATCTGGTCGAGGTGGCCCCCGATTACGACCCTACCGGCTCCACTGCGATCCTCGCCGCACAAGTGCTGCTGAACACGTTGGGCTTCATCTTTCACGCCCGCGGGTTTCACTAA
- a CDS encoding glutathione S-transferase, protein MIKVHHLNRSRSLRILWLLEEIGQPYEVVRYERDAQTGLAPPELKAVHPLGKSPMIEIDGAVVTESGAITEVLCARFAPHMIPEPGSAAYLRHLEWLHFAEGSAMTPILLGLYVGKLGEAGAPLRPRISEQLDSHYAHMEQALRPSGHFVLDDLSAADIMLSFPAEIAIRQGRGEDYPKLSAFVAANQARPAYVRALEAGGPE, encoded by the coding sequence ATGATAAAAGTGCATCACCTGAACAGGTCCCGCTCGCTTAGAATTCTGTGGCTTCTGGAAGAAATTGGCCAGCCGTATGAGGTTGTGCGCTATGAGAGAGATGCGCAGACCGGGTTGGCGCCGCCCGAGTTGAAAGCGGTTCACCCGCTTGGCAAGTCACCGATGATAGAGATTGACGGCGCTGTGGTGACCGAAAGCGGCGCAATTACCGAGGTGCTTTGCGCGCGCTTTGCGCCGCATATGATTCCCGAGCCGGGGAGCGCGGCGTATTTGCGCCATCTTGAGTGGCTACATTTTGCCGAAGGCTCTGCGATGACGCCGATCTTGTTGGGGCTTTATGTCGGGAAACTGGGGGAAGCAGGTGCGCCGCTTCGCCCGCGTATTTCCGAGCAACTGGATAGCCATTACGCCCATATGGAGCAGGCATTGCGCCCGTCAGGTCATTTCGTGCTCGACGATCTGTCTGCCGCCGACATCATGCTGAGCTTTCCTGCCGAAATCGCCATCCGGCAGGGGCGGGGTGAAGACTACCCGAAACTGTCGGCGTTTGTCGCAGCCAACCAAGCGCGCCCGGCTTACGTGCGCGCGCTTGAGGCCGGAGGACCGGAGTGA
- a CDS encoding ASKHA domain-containing protein: MTKDPLVIFTPSGKRGHVAAGTPVLTAARQLGVDLDSVCGGRGICSKCQVSPAYGEFPKHGVHVAADALSEWNAVEARYDEKRGLPTGRRLGCQAQILTDVVIDVPPESQVHKQVVRKRAEARDIVMNPAVRLYYVEVEEPDMHEPSGDLERIAKALDSQWDIKGVKADIEVLPYLQKALRKCGWKVTVALHTDQNGTPSVMHLWPGFYEGRIYGVAVDLGSTTIAGHLCDLASGEVVASSGMMNPQIRFGEDLMSRVSYSMMNEGGAAEMTKAVREGMNTLFTDVAAEAGIDKALIMDSVFVMNPVMHHLFLGLDPYELGQAPFALTLSSSLHLRASDLGLALHPAARSYILPCIAGHVGADAAAVTLSEAPDKSEDLVLLVDVGTNAELQLGNKSRVLACSSPTGPAFEGAQISSGQRAAPGAIERVEIDPVTKEPRFRVIGCDLWSDDPAFAAAIASTGITGICGSGIIEVIAEMRLAGIVDPSGLIGSAEQTGTPRCIPDGRTHSYVLCHGSETSPQITVTNPDIRAIQMAKAALYSGARLLMDKFNVDTVDRIVLAGAFGAHISVKHAMVLGMIPDCALEKVTSAGNAAGTGARIALLNAKSRAEIETTVHHIEKIESAVEPRFQEHFVNASALPNAVEPFPILESIVTLPDVNFNAGHSTEATGRRRRRRG; the protein is encoded by the coding sequence ATGACCAAAGATCCCCTCGTCATCTTCACCCCATCCGGAAAACGCGGCCATGTTGCCGCTGGAACCCCTGTGCTGACTGCCGCGCGTCAACTTGGCGTTGATCTCGATTCGGTCTGTGGCGGCCGTGGGATTTGCTCAAAATGTCAGGTTTCTCCGGCTTACGGGGAGTTTCCCAAACATGGCGTCCACGTCGCCGCCGATGCACTTTCCGAATGGAATGCCGTTGAAGCCCGCTATGACGAAAAGCGCGGCCTGCCAACAGGTCGCCGCCTCGGCTGTCAGGCGCAAATCCTGACGGATGTGGTGATCGACGTGCCGCCGGAAAGTCAGGTTCATAAACAGGTCGTGCGCAAACGCGCCGAAGCCCGCGATATCGTGATGAACCCTGCCGTCCGCCTCTATTATGTCGAGGTCGAAGAACCCGATATGCACGAACCCTCCGGCGACCTTGAGCGCATTGCAAAGGCGCTTGATAGTCAATGGGATATCAAAGGCGTAAAAGCCGATATTGAAGTTTTACCTTATCTTCAAAAAGCCCTGCGAAAATGCGGTTGGAAAGTCACGGTCGCGCTTCACACCGATCAAAACGGCACGCCCAGCGTCATGCATCTCTGGCCCGGCTTTTACGAAGGGCGCATCTATGGCGTTGCGGTCGATCTGGGGTCCACCACCATTGCCGGGCACCTTTGCGATCTGGCGTCTGGCGAAGTCGTTGCCTCTTCCGGCATGATGAATCCGCAAATTCGCTTTGGCGAAGACCTGATGTCGCGCGTTTCCTATTCGATGATGAACGAAGGCGGCGCCGCCGAGATGACCAAGGCCGTGCGCGAAGGGATGAACACGCTTTTCACCGACGTCGCCGCCGAGGCGGGCATCGACAAGGCCCTGATCATGGATTCGGTATTCGTGATGAACCCTGTCATGCACCACCTCTTCCTTGGGCTTGATCCGTATGAACTGGGCCAAGCGCCTTTCGCGCTGACCCTTTCCTCCTCCCTGCACCTGCGCGCGTCCGATCTCGGCCTTGCCCTCCATCCCGCTGCCCGCAGCTATATCCTGCCCTGCATTGCGGGCCATGTCGGTGCCGATGCCGCCGCCGTCACGCTTTCCGAAGCCCCCGACAAATCCGAAGACCTTGTGCTGCTTGTTGATGTCGGCACCAATGCCGAGCTTCAACTGGGGAACAAATCCCGCGTGCTTGCTTGCTCTTCGCCCACTGGTCCCGCCTTCGAAGGCGCGCAAATCAGCTCCGGCCAACGCGCCGCCCCCGGTGCGATCGAGCGGGTGGAGATTGACCCCGTCACCAAGGAACCACGCTTCCGTGTCATCGGCTGTGATCTGTGGTCCGACGACCCCGCGTTCGCCGCCGCTATCGCCTCCACCGGCATCACAGGCATTTGCGGCTCAGGCATCATCGAGGTGATTGCCGAAATGCGTCTCGCGGGAATCGTCGATCCCTCCGGCCTGATCGGCTCTGCCGAACAAACCGGCACGCCGCGCTGCATCCCCGATGGCCGAACCCATTCCTATGTTCTCTGCCACGGCTCAGAGACGAGCCCGCAAATCACCGTCACCAACCCCGATATCCGCGCCATCCAGATGGCCAAGGCGGCGCTCTATTCCGGCGCACGGCTGCTGATGGACAAGTTCAACGTCGATACCGTCGATCGCATCGTGCTCGCAGGGGCTTTCGGCGCGCATATCTCTGTCAAACATGCGATGGTTCTGGGCATGATCCCGGATTGCGCGCTCGAAAAAGTCACCTCTGCGGGCAATGCCGCCGGCACCGGAGCGCGCATCGCGCTGCTCAACGCCAAATCCCGCGCCGAGATCGAAACCACGGTTCATCATATCGAAAAGATTGAATCCGCGGTTGAGCCACGCTTTCAGGAACACTTCGTCAACGCCTCTGCCCTGCCTAACGCGGTTGAACCGTTCCCAATCCTTGAAAGCATCGTCACATTGCCGGATGTCAATTTCAACGCGGGCCATTCGACAGAAGCGACCGGCCGCAGGCGCAGACGTCGCGGCTGA
- a CDS encoding cupin domain-containing protein, producing MDLHPAGSRPSRTPAADYFTGTVRMDPIISAPAPARLNAVQVTFEPGARTNWHTHPFGQTLIVTSGKGRAQSDGGPVREIFPGDVIWFAPGEKHWHGAAPDCAMSHIAAQEKQGDSPTDWLEPVTDADYLSPPESREIPR from the coding sequence ATGGACCTTCACCCAGCCGGGTCGCGCCCCTCGCGAACCCCTGCCGCGGACTATTTCACCGGCACGGTGCGGATGGATCCGATCATCTCGGCCCCTGCCCCGGCACGACTGAACGCCGTGCAAGTCACGTTTGAGCCGGGCGCGCGCACCAATTGGCACACTCACCCGTTTGGCCAAACCCTGATCGTCACCTCTGGCAAGGGCCGGGCGCAATCCGATGGCGGGCCGGTGCGCGAGATATTCCCCGGTGACGTGATCTGGTTCGCGCCGGGCGAAAAACACTGGCACGGCGCCGCCCCCGATTGCGCCATGAGCCATATCGCCGCTCAGGAGAAGCAGGGCGACAGCCCGACCGACTGGCTTGAGCCCGTCACTGACGCAGACTATCTATCACCCCCCGAAAGTCGGGAAATCCCCCGTTGA
- a CDS encoding DUF2235 domain-containing protein, with protein MAKIVICIDGTGNEIGDRESNVLKLYKALAKTDDQIVHYVMGVGTYGGPQFLGRTRQVITGLLGQAFGYGLEDDVLSAYRVLCTQYRSKERKRADDPGLSADAAENDHIHIIGFSRGAYAARMLAGFIHNFGLVEPARLHLITPVFRAYRYVSDHEATEPDNKVFQSLREYERALDPSPAPIRALLLFDTVSSMLRFRRPLYNLRKFGSFIEFGTHPSVNANVSVRIIAHALGAHDRRSLFRAQHWQPEIDDETGQPVYYGNNFRNPKSKRQQYVRQRWFPGFHSDVGGSPPENESGLGKISALWMLDALAEMEKAADTEDNAHRKTARRAKLPGRRAYGLALKRSARKRYLEGAVAAARTPGGLPYAPPDPNAPLHNSHTHGLLAPLWVLLELFPKSALRREQGPVAWFRRAILWKWYFPLFEPRHIPTEDERDPSLSARD; from the coding sequence GTGGCAAAAATCGTGATCTGCATTGACGGCACCGGCAACGAGATCGGGGATCGCGAATCCAACGTCCTCAAACTCTACAAGGCTCTCGCCAAGACCGACGATCAGATCGTCCATTACGTGATGGGTGTCGGCACCTATGGCGGCCCGCAATTCCTGGGGCGCACCCGTCAGGTAATCACCGGCCTGCTCGGGCAAGCCTTCGGGTATGGCCTCGAAGATGACGTGCTTTCGGCATACCGCGTTCTTTGCACACAGTATCGTTCAAAAGAACGCAAACGCGCCGATGATCCCGGTCTCTCTGCCGATGCAGCAGAGAACGACCATATCCATATCATCGGTTTCTCACGCGGGGCCTATGCCGCCCGGATGCTGGCAGGGTTCATTCATAATTTCGGCCTTGTCGAGCCTGCCCGGCTGCATCTTATTACGCCGGTCTTCCGCGCCTATCGCTATGTCAGCGATCATGAGGCCACCGAACCCGACAACAAGGTCTTCCAGTCCCTGCGTGAATATGAACGCGCCCTCGATCCGTCCCCGGCCCCGATCCGCGCATTGCTCCTGTTTGATACCGTCAGTTCAATGCTGCGGTTTCGCCGCCCGCTATACAACCTGCGCAAATTCGGAAGCTTCATCGAGTTCGGCACCCACCCGTCGGTCAACGCCAACGTCTCCGTGCGCATCATCGCACACGCCCTTGGCGCGCATGACCGCCGGTCGCTCTTTCGTGCCCAGCACTGGCAGCCTGAGATTGACGATGAGACCGGCCAGCCGGTCTATTACGGCAACAATTTTCGCAACCCAAAATCGAAACGCCAGCAATATGTACGGCAACGCTGGTTTCCGGGCTTTCACTCCGATGTTGGCGGCTCCCCGCCCGAAAATGAAAGCGGCCTCGGCAAAATTTCCGCCCTGTGGATGCTCGATGCGCTGGCCGAAATGGAAAAAGCCGCCGACACCGAAGACAACGCCCACCGCAAGACCGCCCGGCGCGCAAAGCTCCCCGGCCGCCGCGCCTATGGCTTGGCGCTCAAACGCAGCGCCCGAAAACGTTATCTCGAAGGGGCCGTCGCCGCGGCACGCACGCCCGGAGGTCTGCCCTATGCACCGCCCGATCCAAACGCGCCGCTGCACAATTCGCACACCCACGGCCTTCTCGCGCCGCTTTGGGTGCTTTTGGAGCTTTTCCCAAAATCAGCTCTCCGAAGAGAGCAAGGCCCGGTTGCTTGGTTTCGCCGCGCGATCCTGTGGAAATGGTATTTCCCGTTATTTGAGCCGCGCCACATCCCCACCGAAGATGAACGTGACCCATCGCTTTCCGCCCGCGACTGA
- a CDS encoding sulfite exporter TauE/SafE family protein codes for MSDLVLLIIASFSAGVLNAVAGGGTFLTFPALVYLGIPPVTANATATLTALPGYFGSAWAFRRDIRSQGSLAIKSVLIVSVIGGLAGSLLLIMTTNEAFSGVVPWLLLVSTVLFAFGPALTRNLNNRGFPPAGPLISGMAIIAVSIYGGYFNGGLGILLLATFGLLGYTDMHAMNGLKTLLSAILSVTSAVTFIAAGLIAWKFAVPMAIATAIGGYGGAELSRKVKNTDYLRGFVVLVGAIMTVIFFAQ; via the coding sequence ATGTCCGATCTTGTTCTGCTGATCATCGCCAGTTTCTCTGCTGGCGTTCTAAACGCTGTGGCCGGTGGTGGCACGTTTCTTACCTTCCCGGCCTTGGTTTATCTCGGCATTCCCCCTGTAACCGCCAATGCAACGGCGACGCTGACCGCCCTGCCCGGCTATTTTGGCAGCGCATGGGCGTTTCGCCGCGACATACGCAGCCAAGGCAGTCTGGCCATCAAATCCGTGCTTATCGTCTCGGTAATCGGCGGTCTTGCCGGGTCACTTCTGCTGATCATGACCACGAACGAGGCCTTCAGCGGTGTCGTGCCGTGGTTACTGCTGGTCTCAACCGTGCTATTCGCCTTCGGCCCGGCTCTGACGCGAAACCTCAATAACCGGGGCTTTCCGCCCGCCGGGCCGTTGATCTCTGGCATGGCCATCATTGCCGTGTCGATCTACGGGGGCTATTTCAATGGCGGTCTTGGCATCCTGCTGCTGGCAACATTCGGCTTACTTGGCTACACCGACATGCACGCCATGAACGGCCTGAAAACCTTGCTCTCCGCAATTCTTTCAGTCACGTCCGCAGTCACCTTTATCGCCGCCGGGCTGATTGCTTGGAAATTCGCCGTTCCGATGGCAATCGCCACCGCCATCGGCGGCTATGGTGGCGCGGAACTAAGCCGGAAAGTTAAAAACACCGATTATCTTCGTGGCTTCGTGGTGCTGGTCGGCGCCATCATGACGGTCATCTTTTTCGCACAGTAA
- a CDS encoding crotonase/enoyl-CoA hydratase family protein yields MLNADELSRFVNLGIECQEDGVWIVTLNRPDKRNALDEATIEELIELFGKAPRQGARAIVLAGAGDHFCAGLDLVEHHREDRSPADFMHVCLRWHEAFNKMEYGGVPIIAALHGAVVGGGLELASSAHIRVADASAYFALPEGQRGLFTGGGATIRVVDLVGKARMVDMMLTGRVYQGQEAMDVGLTQYLVDGSSFDKAIELARRAAANLPLSNFAICSGVSHMQNMSALDAAYSEAVLAGIVNTQPDARERLEAFGNKTAARIRPTGAAKS; encoded by the coding sequence ATGTTGAACGCCGACGAATTGAGCCGTTTTGTGAATCTTGGGATTGAGTGTCAGGAGGACGGGGTTTGGATTGTCACGCTGAACCGGCCCGACAAACGGAATGCGCTTGATGAAGCGACGATTGAGGAATTGATCGAGCTTTTCGGCAAAGCGCCGCGACAGGGCGCGCGCGCCATTGTTCTGGCCGGGGCGGGGGACCATTTTTGTGCCGGGCTTGATCTGGTGGAACATCACAGAGAGGACCGCAGCCCGGCGGATTTCATGCATGTTTGCCTGCGTTGGCACGAGGCGTTCAACAAGATGGAATATGGCGGCGTGCCGATCATTGCGGCGCTTCACGGTGCGGTTGTCGGTGGCGGGCTGGAGCTTGCCAGTTCGGCGCATATCCGGGTGGCGGACGCGAGCGCCTATTTTGCCCTGCCGGAGGGACAGCGCGGGTTGTTCACCGGCGGCGGCGCGACAATTCGGGTTGTCGATCTGGTTGGCAAGGCGCGGATGGTCGACATGATGCTGACTGGTCGTGTGTATCAGGGGCAGGAGGCGATGGATGTGGGGCTTACGCAGTATCTCGTGGACGGATCGAGCTTTGACAAAGCGATCGAGCTTGCCCGCCGGGCGGCGGCCAACCTGCCGCTGAGCAATTTTGCAATCTGTTCGGGGGTGAGCCACATGCAGAACATGTCGGCACTTGATGCGGCCTATTCGGAGGCGGTGTTGGCCGGGATCGTCAACACACAACCCGATGCGCGCGAACGGCTGGAAGCGTTCGGCAACAAGACAGCAGCTAGAATTCGCCCCACCGGTGCGGCGAAGTCATAG
- a CDS encoding DUF3396 domain-containing protein, whose translation MEGHLPTELTRMTADDGTVVVKVLRELMFYKVAFSVEDHDALIALYKRYCPQARDKLFKIPELSSWSPVRAPELTMSAREQRSKPLAEFEAVRRRIAERRWFFSKLWDGREIDDADGSWSLDIERRRAEDGTWHGFVRILLPLDVPDETHISLARDVVEAVSVISGHGGYVFAYLPDRKATAFDQIYAASRRFKGIDIEDLKVTLAHMRTALKPPCWLNILGREGAHEPALWRAVVAMQRDEGVEVMDNQNAMTVQLSARPEVFNVNHRDAIPQSYQRYSAITASARLKDIGTFSGPRFADNPDATPEWLARFDRLA comes from the coding sequence ATGGAAGGGCACCTTCCCACCGAATTGACGCGGATGACGGCGGATGACGGCACGGTCGTGGTCAAGGTCCTGCGCGAGTTGATGTTCTATAAGGTGGCGTTCAGCGTTGAGGACCATGACGCCTTGATCGCGCTCTACAAACGCTATTGCCCGCAAGCGCGCGACAAGCTTTTCAAGATCCCAGAGCTTTCCTCATGGTCGCCAGTGCGCGCGCCCGAGTTGACCATGAGCGCGCGCGAGCAGCGTTCAAAGCCGCTGGCCGAGTTTGAGGCCGTGCGCCGCCGCATTGCCGAGCGACGCTGGTTCTTCTCGAAACTGTGGGACGGGCGCGAGATTGACGACGCGGACGGAAGTTGGAGTCTTGATATCGAGCGGCGCCGGGCGGAGGACGGCACGTGGCACGGCTTCGTGCGCATTCTGCTGCCGCTTGATGTGCCGGACGAAACCCATATTTCCCTTGCCCGCGACGTTGTGGAGGCGGTTTCGGTGATTTCGGGGCATGGCGGCTATGTGTTTGCCTATCTGCCGGACCGCAAGGCCACGGCGTTTGATCAGATTTACGCGGCATCAAGGCGCTTCAAGGGGATTGATATAGAGGATCTGAAGGTCACACTGGCGCATATGCGAACCGCCCTGAAGCCGCCGTGTTGGCTTAATATCCTTGGGCGTGAAGGGGCGCATGAACCGGCGCTTTGGCGCGCGGTGGTGGCTATGCAGCGGGACGAGGGCGTTGAGGTGATGGACAATCAAAACGCCATGACCGTGCAACTTTCCGCACGCCCGGAAGTGTTTAACGTCAACCACCGGGACGCAATTCCACAAAGCTATCAGCGTTACAGCGCGATAACTGCGTCCGCCCGGTTAAAAGATATTGGCACTTTCTCTGGCCCGCGCTTTGCCGATAATCCCGATGCAACGCCAGAATGGCTTGCCCGGTTCGACAGGCTTGCCTAA
- a CDS encoding SMI1/KNR4 family protein gives MTPNEIKQLIDENLRLKAEYERLVSDEVTDRGEPSGASEEMLAACDKTWGARLPQSYRQLLQVRDGIRFFDGDSHILSTAELMQDWVRTECALKGEMFVEFSDGNPFAQGALPVMIGEDSNAMLLWEPSGDEGAGAFVEYDIVERIDDYETVFDYIRDDTEIVSEMVSDEAEEAE, from the coding sequence ATGACACCCAATGAGATCAAGCAGTTGATAGACGAAAACCTGCGCCTCAAGGCCGAATATGAACGGCTGGTCAGCGATGAGGTGACCGACCGCGGGGAGCCGAGCGGCGCCTCGGAAGAAATGCTTGCTGCGTGTGACAAGACATGGGGTGCGCGGTTGCCGCAGAGCTATCGCCAGCTTTTGCAGGTGCGCGACGGGATCAGGTTTTTTGACGGCGATTCACATATCCTCTCTACAGCCGAGCTGATGCAGGACTGGGTGCGCACGGAATGCGCGCTCAAAGGGGAAATGTTTGTCGAATTCAGCGATGGGAATCCGTTTGCCCAAGGTGCGCTGCCGGTGATGATCGGCGAGGATTCGAACGCCATGTTGCTTTGGGAGCCAAGCGGCGATGAGGGTGCGGGTGCGTTCGTGGAATATGATATTGTCGAGCGGATCGACGACTATGAAACCGTGTTCGACTATATTCGCGACGACACTGAGATCGTCAGCGAAATGGTCAGTGACGAGGCAGAAGAGGCCGAGTAA
- a CDS encoding DUF4150 domain-containing protein has protein sequence MPTHILVNGLGLTYKSTIGLSMATIPDVCKTPSPGGPVPIPYPNIANQSSLDKGTKTVKAKDKMIAVKGSQYTRSNGDEAGTAGGVKSSVNMKATDWITYSFDVKMDGKNACRHTDKKFHNNQNTVDLAGNLDVGAGLGGGDNPLEIKCEEAPASSDKKLSDCQKKEICAKCKRLNEMADDPNTSMSRTTSDKAVHKKRRKQGNKAAHDAKKGMRKRLKEGNTEPNLPFQVDDEDCKKELKKQAEDNDYKGFSADHVHEIQIGGHPTATENLKWMTSRANSWIGTTLKKFDPDPPVGHTGVKPDCC, from the coding sequence ATGCCGACGCATATTTTGGTGAACGGTCTTGGGCTGACCTACAAGAGCACGATCGGGCTTTCGATGGCGACGATCCCGGATGTGTGCAAGACGCCATCCCCCGGTGGGCCGGTACCAATCCCCTATCCGAATATTGCCAATCAGTCATCGCTCGACAAAGGCACCAAGACGGTCAAGGCCAAGGACAAGATGATCGCCGTCAAAGGCTCGCAATATACTCGCTCGAACGGCGATGAGGCGGGCACGGCGGGGGGCGTGAAATCATCCGTCAACATGAAGGCGACGGATTGGATCACCTATAGTTTCGATGTGAAGATGGATGGCAAGAATGCTTGCCGTCACACCGACAAGAAGTTTCACAACAATCAGAACACGGTGGATCTGGCGGGGAATCTGGACGTGGGGGCGGGGCTTGGCGGCGGTGACAACCCGCTTGAGATCAAGTGCGAAGAAGCGCCTGCTAGCAGCGACAAGAAGCTGTCCGATTGCCAGAAGAAAGAAATCTGCGCCAAGTGTAAACGGCTCAACGAAATGGCGGACGATCCGAACACAAGCATGAGCCGGACGACCAGTGACAAGGCGGTGCACAAGAAACGGCGCAAGCAGGGCAACAAGGCGGCCCATGACGCGAAGAAGGGAATGCGCAAACGTCTGAAGGAAGGCAACACCGAGCCGAACCTGCCGTTTCAGGTTGATGATGAGGATTGCAAGAAAGAGTTGAAGAAACAGGCGGAAGACAATGATTATAAAGGATTCAGTGCCGATCATGTGCATGAAATTCAGATCGGTGGCCATCCAACCGCGACCGAGAACCTTAAATGGATGACCAGCCGGGCAAATAGCTGGATCGGAACCACGCTGAAGAAATTCGACCCCGACCCGCCGGTTGGCCATACCGGGGTCAAGCCGGATTGCTGCTGA
- a CDS encoding beta-ketoacyl synthase N-terminal-like domain-containing protein, producing the protein MSGLAIIGCGARTPLGFDRVSSAAAVRAGISAIAEHPFMIDRFGAPMKVTRDAGLDPVLAGAERLAALALPAAVEALEGVTEPGRIAVVVSFGEVRPGQASGVAQEVAEQLQAGLAERVQISQVVPWMGGHAGGIAAMEAGAKLIAQGRADAVLAGGVESYLNPETLEWLDETEQLHSEENIYGFCPGEAAGFVLMARAGAGDAAPLVGVTATGSGHEENLIGTEDICLGEGLAAAFHGAAAGLQEGEAVDQIICDMNGERYRGNEYGFAVLKSSGLFRNAAEFEAPADCWGDVGAASGPLYAALVIEAEARGYAKGPLSLIWGSSQAGQRSAALLRRREGG; encoded by the coding sequence ATGAGTGGGCTAGCGATCATCGGTTGCGGCGCGCGCACCCCGCTGGGCTTTGACCGGGTGAGCAGTGCGGCGGCGGTGCGGGCGGGAATTTCGGCAATCGCAGAGCATCCGTTCATGATCGACCGCTTTGGCGCACCGATGAAGGTGACGCGCGACGCCGGGCTTGATCCGGTGCTGGCAGGGGCAGAAAGGTTGGCGGCACTGGCGCTGCCCGCCGCAGTTGAGGCGCTTGAGGGCGTGACGGAGCCGGGGCGGATCGCGGTGGTGGTGAGTTTTGGCGAGGTGCGCCCCGGTCAGGCGAGTGGTGTGGCGCAAGAGGTGGCCGAGCAGTTGCAAGCCGGGCTGGCCGAACGGGTGCAGATCAGCCAGGTCGTGCCTTGGATGGGCGGTCATGCCGGGGGAATCGCGGCGATGGAGGCGGGGGCCAAGTTGATTGCGCAAGGCCGGGCCGATGCCGTGCTGGCGGGCGGGGTGGAGAGTTACCTTAACCCGGAGACGTTGGAATGGCTGGATGAGACCGAGCAGCTTCATTCGGAAGAGAACATCTATGGATTTTGTCCGGGCGAAGCGGCGGGTTTTGTGTTGATGGCGCGCGCCGGGGCAGGTGATGCTGCGCCGTTGGTCGGCGTGACGGCGACGGGATCTGGACACGAGGAAAACCTGATCGGCACCGAAGACATTTGCCTTGGCGAAGGTTTGGCGGCGGCGTTTCATGGCGCTGCGGCGGGCTTGCAAGAGGGCGAGGCGGTGGACCAGATTATTTGTGATATGAACGGTGAGCGGTATCGCGGCAATGAATACGGTTTTGCTGTGTTGAAAAGCAGCGGGCTTTTCCGCAATGCCGCCGAATTCGAAGCGCCCGCCGATTGCTGGGGCGACGTTGGTGCGGCATCGGGGCCGCTTTATGCCGCGCTGGTCATAGAGGCGGAGGCGCGGGGGTATGCCAAAGGGCCGCTCAGCCTGATCTGGGGCAGTTCGCAAGCGGGCCAGCGCAGTGCGGCGTTACTCAGACGTAGGGAGGGAGGTTGA